The following are encoded together in the Labrus mixtus chromosome 2, fLabMix1.1, whole genome shotgun sequence genome:
- the hadh gene encoding hydroxyacyl-coenzyme A dehydrogenase, mitochondrial produces MLFLSCRLQRSRSFTMAFFTHRVCRSFSSSAVRNVVIKHVTIIGSGQMGAGIAQVAAQTGHSVTLVDTNEDILKKAVKGIEGSLKRVVKKKFAEKPEAGDEFMQKVLQNLSTSTDAGAAAQTSDLVLEAIVENLKIKQDLFGVLDKAAPAHTIFASNTSSLPISDIASATSRLDRFGGLHFFNPVPVMKLIEVIGTPSTSQETFDSLLNFSKALGKTPVSCKDTPGFIVNRLLVPYLLEAVRLHEKGHGSKEDIDIAMKLGAGYPMGPFELADYVGLDTIKFIIDGWSEKDPDNPLFAQSEYLNRLVGEGKWGKKTGEGFYGKK; encoded by the exons ATGTTGTTTCTGTCCTGTAGGCTTCAGAGGAGCAGGTCGTTCACGATGGCTTTCTTCACGCACCGAGTCTGCAGAAGCTTTTCGTCTTCGGCTGTCAGAAATGTTGTTATTAAGCATGTAACAATCATCGGAAGTGGACAGATGGGGGCAGGAATTGCACAG GTCGCTGCACAGACTGGCCACTCGGTGACGCTGGTGGACACAAACGAAGACATCCTTAAAAAGGCTGTCAAAGGAATCGAAGGGAGCCTCAAAAGAGTGGTGAAGAAGAAGTTTGCTGAGAAACCAGAG GCGGGGGACGAGTTTATGCAGAAAGTCCTGCAGAATCTGTCGACTTCCACAGATGCCGGGGCAGCAGCTCAGACGTCTGATCTCGTCTTGGAAGCCATTGTTGAAAACCTAAAAATCAAACAGGACCTGTTTGGTGTGCTTGACAAGGCCGCACCAGC aCACACCATCTTTGCCAGTAACACATCCTCCCTGCCCATATCCGACATCGCCAGCGCCACCAGCAGGCTGGACAGATTTGGTGGCCTCCACTTCTTTAACCCCGTCCCTGTGATGAAGCTTATAGAG GTAATTGGAACGCCATCAACGAGCCAAGAGACTTTCGATTCCCTCCTGAACTTCAGCAAAGCGCTTGGAAAAACACCCGTGTCCTGCAAG GACACACCAGGATTCATTGTGAACCGCCTGCTTGTTCCGTACTTACTCGAAGCTGTCCGCTTGCATGAAAAAG gtCACGGGTCCAAAGAGGACATTGACATCGCCATGAAACTCGGTGCAGGTTATCCAATGGGACCTTTTGAGCTGGCTGACTACGTAGGACTAGACACCATTAAGTTCATCATTGATG GTTGGAGCGAGAAGGACCCCGACAACCCCCTCTTTGCCCAAAGTGAATACCTGAACCGGCTAGTGGGAGAGGGCAAATGGGGCaaaaagacaggagaaggaTTCTACGGCAAAAAGTGa